In a genomic window of Aeromicrobium panaciterrae:
- a CDS encoding Pr6Pr family membrane protein, translating to MSRLWHGAIALIATVALVVQFVLVLDRDGSVVNFFSYFTVESNILVAIACWLVVLKPERGGTAFGILRLGGLVGITITGIIFSTILAGAVKLDGVDWWTDKAFHYVVPAMAVVGFVFLKPRTRLDKSALWFLVWAMGWLAYTLIRAEVGSPKYLVEDGKFSKVPYDFLDIDAHGTGAVAIVSVGVLVLALAISTFYIRLSRPAVHV from the coding sequence ATGAGTCGTCTCTGGCATGGCGCCATTGCCCTGATCGCCACCGTTGCCCTGGTCGTGCAGTTCGTCCTGGTGCTCGACCGTGATGGCAGCGTCGTCAATTTCTTCAGCTACTTCACTGTCGAGTCCAACATCTTGGTCGCGATCGCCTGCTGGCTGGTCGTCCTGAAGCCGGAACGGGGCGGTACGGCGTTCGGCATCCTGCGTCTCGGCGGGTTGGTCGGAATCACGATCACCGGCATTATCTTCTCGACCATCCTCGCCGGAGCCGTGAAGCTTGACGGGGTCGACTGGTGGACTGACAAAGCGTTCCACTACGTGGTGCCTGCGATGGCGGTGGTCGGTTTCGTGTTCCTCAAGCCTCGCACTCGGTTGGACAAGAGTGCGCTCTGGTTCCTGGTGTGGGCGATGGGCTGGCTGGCGTACACGCTGATCCGAGCCGAGGTGGGATCACCGAAGTACCTGGTGGAGGACGGCAAGTTCTCGAAGGTGCCGTACGACTTCCTTGACATCGACGCGCACGGTACTGGCGCCGTGGCGATCGTCAGCGTCGGTGTTCTGGTGCTCGCGTTGGCGATCTCGACGTTCTACATCCGGCTCAGTCGACCGGCCGTTCACGTCTGA
- a CDS encoding FAD-dependent oxidoreductase has product MSSRPEHVIVVGAGMVGLSTAWFLQREGIRVTVVDRGGVAAGSSWGNAGWLAPSLTLPLPDPAILAGGIKATLSPSSPVYVPLTTNPRLLKFLADFTRHCTSSKWRAAMTVFNQANAMALDAFDELEGLSEPTKPAEPFIAAFASESDRQKLIDEFDHVAELGRRTAYSLLDSGEIHTLVPTFGEAVTCGVRLAEQRFINPGRFVHALADSVRVRGAEIVDADIREIRDSGAGVELEVRNGEPLVADAVVVATGTWLGSLARDFGVSTIVQAGRGYSFTVQPEHMPVAPIYFPAQRVAATPLGDGLRVAGMMEFRKPDAPLDPRRIKAIVDAAKPMLTGVDWEARSDEWVGSRPCTADGLPLVGRTKSPRVFVSGGHGMWGIALGPLSGKLLAEQIARGEDAGLLSSFDPLR; this is encoded by the coding sequence ATGAGCTCCCGCCCCGAGCACGTCATCGTCGTAGGTGCGGGCATGGTCGGTCTTTCGACCGCGTGGTTCCTCCAGCGCGAAGGGATTCGCGTCACCGTGGTCGACCGCGGCGGCGTCGCAGCGGGCTCCTCATGGGGCAACGCCGGGTGGCTCGCGCCATCGCTCACCCTGCCGCTTCCCGATCCGGCGATTCTGGCCGGTGGCATCAAGGCCACGCTGAGCCCGTCGTCGCCCGTGTATGTGCCGCTGACGACCAACCCTCGACTGCTGAAGTTCCTCGCCGACTTCACCCGACACTGCACGTCGTCGAAGTGGCGTGCGGCGATGACAGTGTTCAACCAGGCGAACGCGATGGCACTCGATGCCTTTGACGAGCTCGAAGGACTGAGCGAGCCGACCAAGCCTGCGGAGCCGTTCATCGCGGCATTCGCATCGGAGTCCGATCGGCAGAAGCTGATCGACGAGTTCGACCACGTGGCCGAACTCGGTCGGCGGACTGCATACTCGCTGCTCGACAGCGGCGAGATCCATACGCTCGTCCCGACCTTCGGCGAGGCTGTGACCTGCGGTGTTCGGCTCGCTGAGCAGCGGTTCATCAACCCGGGCCGCTTCGTTCATGCCCTCGCAGACTCCGTACGCGTTCGTGGAGCGGAGATAGTCGACGCCGACATACGCGAGATCCGCGACTCCGGCGCCGGCGTGGAGCTTGAGGTCAGAAATGGCGAGCCGCTGGTCGCTGATGCCGTGGTGGTCGCCACCGGAACGTGGCTTGGGTCGTTGGCCCGCGATTTCGGTGTCTCGACGATCGTGCAGGCAGGTCGCGGCTACAGCTTCACGGTGCAGCCCGAGCACATGCCGGTCGCGCCGATCTACTTCCCGGCGCAACGGGTGGCAGCCACGCCGCTCGGCGATGGGCTGCGCGTCGCCGGAATGATGGAGTTCCGCAAACCCGATGCGCCCCTCGATCCGCGCCGTATCAAGGCGATCGTCGATGCGGCCAAGCCGATGTTGACCGGAGTAGACTGGGAAGCGCGTTCCGACGAGTGGGTCGGTTCTCGCCCCTGCACCGCTGACGGTCTACCGCTCGTGGGCCGTACGAAATCTCCGCGCGTATTCGTGTCTGGTGGCCACGGGATGTGGGGCATCGCCCTCGGCCCCTTGAGCGGCAAACTGCTCGCCGAGCAGATCGCGCGCGGTGAGGATGCAGGGCTGCTTTCGTCATTCGACCCCCTGCGCTGA
- a CDS encoding Ku protein — MRSIWKGAISFGLVNVPIKLYSATESHDVSLHQVHNKDGGRIRYQRRCEVCEKVVAYEDIDKAYDDGSRTVVLTDEDFQSLPAEYTREIEVLEFVPDDQIDPIRYDRSYFLEPEDQALKPYVLLRKALEDSDRTAIVTFAMRQKTRLAALRVRDGVLILQTMLWDDEVREVDFPILEETVRISAKERDMAAQLVDSLAADFQSSDFKDDYQEQLRTLVEAKLESGDSIDTEATFGEKPEEEADGGEVVDLMEALKRSVERKKETKKAASKPAKKTAARKTS; from the coding sequence ATGCGATCGATCTGGAAGGGCGCCATCAGCTTCGGGCTGGTCAACGTGCCCATCAAGCTCTACAGCGCGACTGAGAGCCATGACGTGTCCCTGCACCAGGTCCACAACAAGGACGGCGGGCGCATTCGCTACCAGCGCCGCTGCGAAGTGTGCGAGAAGGTCGTCGCCTACGAAGACATCGACAAGGCGTACGACGACGGCTCGCGCACCGTCGTATTGACCGACGAAGATTTCCAGTCGCTGCCTGCCGAATACACCCGTGAGATCGAGGTCCTCGAGTTCGTCCCCGACGACCAGATCGATCCGATTCGCTACGACCGCAGTTACTTCCTCGAGCCTGAGGATCAGGCGCTGAAGCCGTACGTTCTGCTTCGCAAGGCACTCGAGGATTCGGATCGTACGGCGATCGTTACGTTCGCGATGCGACAGAAGACTCGGCTGGCAGCGCTGCGCGTACGTGATGGCGTACTCATCCTGCAGACGATGCTGTGGGACGACGAAGTGCGCGAAGTCGACTTCCCGATCCTCGAAGAGACCGTGCGTATCAGCGCCAAAGAGCGCGACATGGCTGCTCAGCTGGTCGATTCACTGGCGGCCGACTTCCAGAGCTCGGACTTCAAGGACGACTACCAGGAACAGCTCCGCACCCTGGTCGAGGCCAAGCTCGAGAGCGGCGACTCGATCGACACCGAGGCAACCTTCGGCGAGAAGCCCGAGGAAGAGGCGGATGGCGGCGAGGTCGTCGACCTGATGGAAGCCCTCAAGCGCAGCGTCGAGCGCAAGAAGGAAACCAAGAAGGCCGCCTCCAAGCCCGCCAAGAAGACCGCAGCGCGCAAGACGTCCTAG
- a CDS encoding GAF and ANTAR domain-containing protein: MDTSFFSEMALELHNEPTAERTIERIAEFAMTATSCDDAGIMLVRGRNQIETAAATSSRVGESHNLQIIFDEGPCLDAIEGGPLYLSNDTAADLRWPAWGPAVTELGMRSVLSLRLETRTRRYGSLNLYADRTDAFDDDDVAVASIFVTHASIALSSAHNEEGLQVAIDARKLIGQAQGILMERYDLDSTRAFEFLRRLSQHHNIKLRDVASWVVEHRTSDHVDLAVTPPEGEPAAV; this comes from the coding sequence ATGGACACTTCGTTTTTTTCAGAGATGGCGCTCGAGCTGCACAACGAGCCCACAGCAGAACGCACCATCGAGCGCATTGCAGAATTCGCGATGACCGCGACCAGCTGCGACGACGCCGGAATCATGCTGGTCAGAGGGCGGAACCAGATCGAGACTGCGGCGGCCACGTCGAGTCGCGTAGGTGAGTCCCACAACCTTCAAATCATCTTCGATGAGGGCCCATGCCTCGATGCGATCGAGGGCGGACCGCTCTACCTGTCGAACGACACCGCCGCGGATCTTCGCTGGCCCGCGTGGGGCCCGGCTGTCACCGAGCTCGGAATGCGAAGCGTGCTCAGCCTCCGTCTTGAGACGCGTACGCGCCGATACGGTTCGCTCAATCTTTACGCAGACCGCACCGACGCCTTCGATGACGACGACGTGGCTGTCGCCTCCATCTTCGTGACTCATGCCTCGATCGCACTTTCCAGTGCTCACAATGAAGAAGGGCTGCAGGTCGCGATCGATGCGCGCAAGCTGATCGGACAGGCGCAAGGCATTCTCATGGAGCGTTACGACCTCGACTCGACGCGCGCGTTCGAGTTCCTGCGTCGACTGTCGCAGCACCACAACATCAAGCTGCGCGATGTTGCTTCATGGGTAGTCGAGCACCGCACCTCGGACCATGTCGACCTCGCCGTTACCCCGCCCGAGGGTGAACCGGCAGCCGTCTAG
- a CDS encoding sigma-70 family RNA polymerase sigma factor, which produces MNAAPVTTIDDTTDLLEKAADADAQERTVLEDQLVHRYLGLATHLAGRYVGRGADREDLVQVASFALVKAIRGFHHDRGEFVPFATVTILGEIKKYFRDYCWGVRPPRRVQQLQADMAAATERRMHSYAHTPDDADLAAELGTEVADIREAQAARSCFSPSSLDQPIRIGGRPLGEGLPVEESAYDFIEEWVSVAPLCQRLTDAERELLYLRFVEDKSQQEIAAIIGVSQMQVSRRLSKLLESLRSEVLESSAA; this is translated from the coding sequence GTGAATGCAGCTCCCGTTACCACCATTGATGACACCACAGACCTTCTTGAGAAGGCCGCAGATGCCGATGCCCAAGAACGAACCGTCCTCGAGGACCAGCTCGTGCACCGCTATCTCGGCCTGGCGACGCACCTTGCTGGGCGATACGTCGGACGCGGCGCTGACCGCGAGGACCTCGTCCAGGTGGCCAGCTTTGCACTGGTCAAGGCGATACGCGGCTTCCATCATGATCGTGGCGAGTTCGTCCCGTTTGCGACGGTGACGATCCTTGGCGAGATCAAGAAGTACTTCCGTGACTACTGCTGGGGAGTACGACCTCCTCGCCGCGTCCAACAGCTCCAGGCAGACATGGCGGCTGCCACGGAGCGACGCATGCACTCCTATGCGCACACCCCGGACGATGCAGATCTCGCTGCAGAGCTCGGCACGGAGGTCGCGGACATCCGTGAGGCGCAAGCGGCACGAAGCTGTTTCTCACCCTCCTCGCTGGATCAGCCGATTCGCATCGGCGGACGCCCGCTCGGTGAAGGGCTGCCGGTGGAGGAGTCTGCCTACGACTTCATTGAGGAGTGGGTGAGTGTCGCTCCTCTATGTCAGCGACTCACTGATGCTGAGCGAGAGCTCCTCTATCTTCGGTTCGTCGAGGACAAGTCTCAGCAGGAGATTGCGGCGATCATCGGCGTCAGCCAGATGCAGGTGTCGCGACGTCTCTCGAAACTGCTCGAGTCATTGAGGTCCGAGGTGCTGGAGTCCTCGGCGGCATGA
- a CDS encoding ATP-dependent DNA ligase codes for MADAPQTVSIAGHRLRLTNPDKVIYPLTGTTKAEVIHYYVEIAPILLPHLADRLTTRKRWVNGVGSTDKPGEVFFEKNLPDSAPSWIRRVAVEHSKDTKEYPVFTSAAALAWAGQVAAIELHVPQWKVNRRGTPQNPDRLVLDLDPGPGAGLPECAEVARVARQMLQDIGLDAVPVTSGSKGIHLYAGLDGSQDSHYINAFAKELAKALESELPDLVVSDMKKSLRKDKVLVDWSQNNASKTTIAPYSLRGTLEPNVATPRTWKELDDPNLSQLSFEEVLARMKKRKDPMAHLVGPTPSTDRLVEYRAKRDGSKTPEPVPIGSPVASDGNTFVIQEHHASALHWDFRLEHDGVLVSWALPKGVPTDPSKNHLAVQTEDHPLEYATFEGTIPKGEYGAGKSWIWDAGTYELEKWRDDEVIVTLTGTKGELEGAPKFALIKTGKNWLIHLMQDKAKAPAKKAPVQKSTNSLSKKFVPPMLATLGTPGDLEEESDWAFEMKWDGIRAIAVVDGDDIGLFTRKGNDVTVAYPEVVAALAELELNDSILDGEIVALNDAGAPDFGLLQQRMGLTKPAEVEAAAERVEATYMVFDLLATDGQGIRNDQYVDRRAALAKLDVDDGHTILVPPAYEGTLAKAIASSKKLGLEGVIAKRRESRYVGEKRSSSWIKIKHQRMQEVVIGGWKPGTGSRGGTIGSLLLGIPGDDGLQYVGKVGTGFTQRTLEALLKSLTPLERKTSPFVEVPRDVERDARWVTPKIVGEVQFGEWTHSGNLRHPSWRGVRTDKNPADVRLE; via the coding sequence TTGGCCGATGCGCCTCAGACTGTGTCGATCGCCGGTCATCGCCTCCGCCTGACCAATCCCGACAAGGTGATCTATCCCCTGACCGGGACCACCAAGGCCGAGGTCATCCATTACTACGTCGAGATCGCGCCGATCCTTCTCCCGCATCTCGCCGACCGGCTGACGACCCGCAAGCGCTGGGTCAACGGCGTCGGCTCAACCGACAAGCCGGGCGAGGTGTTCTTCGAGAAGAACCTCCCGGACTCTGCGCCGAGCTGGATCCGACGGGTAGCCGTCGAGCACAGCAAGGACACCAAGGAATACCCCGTCTTCACCAGCGCCGCAGCCCTCGCGTGGGCCGGACAAGTTGCGGCGATCGAGCTTCACGTCCCGCAGTGGAAGGTCAATCGCCGCGGCACACCTCAGAACCCTGACCGGCTGGTGCTCGACCTCGACCCGGGACCCGGTGCCGGTCTGCCCGAGTGCGCGGAGGTCGCCAGGGTGGCTCGGCAGATGCTGCAGGACATCGGACTCGACGCCGTGCCCGTGACCAGCGGCAGCAAAGGCATCCACCTGTACGCCGGCCTCGACGGCTCGCAGGACTCCCACTACATCAACGCGTTCGCCAAGGAGCTGGCCAAAGCACTGGAGTCGGAGCTGCCGGACCTCGTGGTCAGCGACATGAAGAAGAGCCTCCGCAAAGACAAGGTCCTGGTCGATTGGAGCCAGAACAACGCCTCCAAGACGACCATCGCTCCCTACTCATTGCGCGGCACGCTCGAACCCAACGTGGCAACGCCGCGTACGTGGAAGGAGCTCGACGACCCCAACCTCAGCCAGCTTTCCTTCGAAGAGGTGCTGGCCCGGATGAAGAAGCGCAAAGACCCGATGGCTCACCTAGTCGGGCCGACGCCATCGACCGACCGGCTTGTCGAATATCGAGCGAAGCGCGATGGCTCCAAAACTCCGGAGCCTGTGCCGATCGGCAGCCCGGTCGCGAGCGACGGCAACACCTTCGTGATCCAGGAACACCATGCCAGCGCACTGCACTGGGACTTCCGACTCGAACACGACGGTGTGCTCGTTTCTTGGGCTCTGCCCAAGGGAGTGCCAACCGACCCGTCCAAGAATCACCTGGCGGTCCAGACCGAGGATCACCCGCTCGAGTACGCGACCTTCGAGGGAACGATCCCGAAGGGCGAGTACGGCGCCGGCAAGTCGTGGATCTGGGACGCCGGAACGTACGAGCTCGAGAAGTGGCGCGATGACGAAGTCATCGTCACGCTGACCGGCACCAAGGGCGAACTTGAGGGCGCCCCCAAGTTTGCGCTGATCAAGACCGGCAAGAACTGGCTGATCCATCTGATGCAAGACAAGGCGAAGGCGCCAGCCAAGAAGGCCCCCGTACAAAAGTCGACAAATAGCCTTTCCAAGAAGTTCGTCCCACCGATGCTGGCAACGCTCGGAACTCCAGGGGACCTGGAGGAAGAGTCCGACTGGGCCTTCGAGATGAAGTGGGACGGCATCCGGGCGATCGCCGTCGTCGATGGGGACGACATCGGGTTGTTCACCCGCAAGGGCAATGACGTGACGGTTGCGTACCCGGAGGTGGTTGCAGCTCTCGCCGAGCTCGAGCTCAACGACTCGATCCTCGATGGCGAGATCGTTGCCCTCAACGATGCCGGCGCTCCCGACTTCGGACTCCTGCAACAGCGGATGGGGCTGACCAAACCCGCTGAGGTCGAGGCCGCCGCAGAGCGGGTCGAGGCGACGTACATGGTGTTCGACCTGTTGGCGACGGATGGTCAGGGCATACGCAATGACCAATACGTCGATCGGCGCGCAGCCCTGGCCAAGCTCGATGTCGACGATGGCCACACGATCCTGGTGCCACCCGCGTACGAAGGCACGCTCGCCAAAGCCATCGCATCGAGCAAGAAGCTGGGACTCGAAGGCGTGATCGCGAAACGACGCGAGAGCAGGTACGTCGGGGAGAAGCGCTCGTCCTCGTGGATCAAGATCAAGCACCAGCGGATGCAAGAGGTCGTCATCGGTGGATGGAAGCCGGGGACGGGATCGCGCGGCGGGACCATCGGATCGCTGCTGCTGGGCATACCCGGCGACGACGGTCTGCAGTACGTCGGCAAGGTTGGCACCGGTTTCACCCAGCGCACCCTCGAAGCCTTGCTCAAGTCCCTGACGCCACTGGAGCGGAAGACCAGTCCGTTCGTCGAGGTTCCTCGTGACGTCGAGCGTGACGCACGCTGGGTGACGCCGAAGATCGTCGGCGAAGTTCAGTTCGGCGAGTGGACGCACAGCGGCAATCTGCGTCATCCGAGCTGGCGCGGGGTACGTACGGACAAGAACCCGGCTGACGTACGGCTGGAATGA